In the Candidatus Electrothrix sp. GW3-4 genome, one interval contains:
- the minE gene encoding cell division topological specificity factor MinE: MGLFDYFHANRKSADVAKERLSILIARDHFHRNQPSFLPALQNELLEVIKKYVDIDQDDVTVSLDREEDCEILELNIALPEKGRYKEA, encoded by the coding sequence ATGGGGTTATTTGATTATTTCCATGCAAACCGCAAGTCTGCTGATGTGGCCAAGGAGCGCCTGAGCATCCTCATCGCCCGGGATCATTTTCATAGAAATCAGCCCTCTTTTTTACCGGCCTTGCAAAATGAACTTCTTGAAGTTATTAAGAAATATGTTGATATTGACCAGGATGATGTCACGGTCTCTCTGGATAGAGAAGAGGACTGCGAGATCCTGGAACTGAATATCGCGCTCCCGGAAAAGGGGCGTTATAAGGAAGCGTAG
- the minC gene encoding septum site-determining protein MinC, whose product MMQQPFDLKGSSFTIPMLSLREGGSMETIAAHLRMKVQQAPSFFYKAPLVLNLGSLAEPERFDLNKLVELVRGQGFIPVGITNCTEEQQQQAGTMGLAVLTTRGKGRQEEEPEGEQEEILPEAPAVEQNPATTVITDPIRSGQRVVVEQGDLIVLASVSSGAEVTAAGNIHVYGALRGRAFAGSAGNSQARIFCQQLEAELVAVAGVYLVNENFPDSLRAQPVHIRLQAERIRITPLK is encoded by the coding sequence ATGATGCAGCAGCCTTTTGACCTCAAAGGATCATCCTTTACGATCCCCATGCTTTCCCTGCGGGAGGGCGGCAGCATGGAGACGATAGCAGCCCATCTGAGGATGAAGGTGCAGCAGGCCCCCTCATTTTTTTACAAGGCACCGCTTGTCCTCAATCTGGGTTCTCTCGCTGAGCCTGAACGATTTGATCTCAATAAACTTGTGGAGCTGGTGCGTGGACAAGGATTTATTCCTGTCGGCATAACCAATTGCACAGAGGAACAACAGCAGCAGGCCGGAACAATGGGTCTGGCAGTACTGACTACACGCGGAAAGGGGAGGCAGGAGGAGGAGCCAGAAGGAGAACAAGAGGAGATACTCCCAGAGGCACCAGCGGTTGAGCAGAACCCCGCTACCACCGTCATCACCGACCCCATACGGTCCGGGCAGCGGGTCGTGGTGGAGCAAGGTGATCTTATTGTGCTGGCCTCGGTTAGCTCCGGGGCAGAGGTGACGGCAGCTGGTAATATCCACGTCTACGGGGCGCTGCGCGGACGCGCCTTTGCCGGGAGCGCAGGCAACAGCCAAGCTCGAATATTTTGTCAGCAGCTGGAGGCGGAGCTCGTCGCTGTGGCTGGGGTCTACTTGGTCAATGAAAATTTCCCTGACAGTCTCCGCGCTCAACCCGTCCATATCCGGCTCCAGGCAGAGAGAATACGTATTACCCCATTAAAATGA
- the dsrK gene encoding sulfate reduction electron transfer complex DsrMKJOP subunit DsrK — translation MAVITKDELSKNVAEEPSMMTGSTPPKGWLETPVKFKPGNYAYPTKAEKLEYLNSQQGVSFPNARVWNPEDEDWKLPANWKEIIINGLADRLDRFRSLKIFMDCCVRCGACADKCHFFLGTGDPKNMPVLRAELLRSVYRKEFTLAGKILGKMAGAREMTAGVLKEWFMYAYQCTECRRCSVFCPYGIDTAEITMMLRELLHMVGCGINWAMEPVSNSNRTGNHMGLTPQAFKGNVDFLCEDVESLTGVKVNPTFNRKGAEVLFITPSADVFAEPGLFTCMGYLLLFEAIGLDYTWSTYASEGGNFGLFTSNEMMKKLNGKMYAEAERLGVKWILGGECGHMWRVIHQYMDTMNGPADFLEVPKSPVTGTVFDNAASTKMVHISEFTADLIKHGKIKLDKSRNAHVKATFHDSCNTARAMGMLEEPRYILNHVLEEWHEMPANTIREKTFCCGSGTALNTDEIMELRMRSGLPRANAVKHVYDQHAINTLACVCAIDRATLTTLMNYWVPEVEVAGVSELVGNALVIEGEDRQELTEGLRTLV, via the coding sequence ATGGCAGTTATAACAAAAGATGAGTTGTCAAAGAATGTGGCTGAAGAGCCTTCGATGATGACCGGTTCCACCCCGCCTAAGGGGTGGCTGGAGACGCCGGTAAAATTCAAGCCGGGAAACTATGCCTATCCCACCAAAGCGGAAAAACTGGAATACCTGAACAGCCAGCAGGGCGTCAGCTTCCCCAATGCCCGGGTTTGGAATCCCGAGGACGAAGACTGGAAGCTGCCCGCAAACTGGAAAGAGATTATCATCAACGGTCTGGCGGACCGCCTGGATCGCTTTCGTTCCCTGAAGATCTTTATGGATTGCTGCGTTCGTTGCGGGGCCTGTGCAGATAAATGTCATTTCTTTCTCGGTACCGGTGATCCCAAGAACATGCCGGTCCTGCGGGCCGAGCTGTTGCGCTCCGTGTATCGCAAGGAATTCACCTTAGCAGGTAAGATTCTCGGCAAGATGGCAGGTGCTCGCGAAATGACCGCAGGGGTGCTGAAAGAGTGGTTCATGTACGCCTACCAGTGTACGGAATGTCGTCGCTGCTCGGTCTTCTGCCCTTACGGTATTGACACCGCTGAGATAACCATGATGCTGCGTGAGCTCCTTCATATGGTGGGTTGCGGTATTAACTGGGCCATGGAGCCAGTGTCCAACTCCAATCGGACCGGTAACCATATGGGTTTGACTCCCCAGGCCTTTAAAGGGAATGTTGATTTTCTCTGTGAAGATGTTGAAAGTCTCACCGGCGTGAAGGTCAACCCCACCTTTAACCGCAAGGGCGCTGAGGTTCTCTTTATTACCCCGTCTGCTGATGTCTTTGCCGAGCCAGGTCTCTTCACCTGTATGGGCTATCTGCTCCTGTTCGAGGCCATTGGCCTGGATTATACCTGGTCAACCTATGCCTCTGAAGGTGGTAACTTCGGCCTCTTCACCTCCAACGAGATGATGAAGAAGCTGAACGGTAAGATGTACGCCGAGGCTGAGCGTCTGGGTGTGAAGTGGATCCTCGGTGGTGAGTGCGGCCATATGTGGCGTGTTATCCATCAGTACATGGACACCATGAACGGACCAGCCGATTTCCTTGAAGTGCCGAAATCACCGGTCACTGGCACGGTGTTTGATAATGCGGCCTCCACCAAGATGGTCCACATCAGCGAGTTCACCGCTGACCTGATCAAGCATGGTAAGATCAAGCTGGATAAGAGCCGTAATGCGCATGTGAAGGCGACCTTCCATGATTCCTGCAACACGGCCCGGGCTATGGGTATGCTGGAGGAGCCTCGCTACATCCTTAATCACGTCTTGGAAGAATGGCATGAGATGCCTGCAAATACCATCCGCGAAAAGACCTTCTGTTGCGGTTCCGGTACAGCGTTGAACACAGACGAGATCATGGAGCTGCGCATGCGCTCTGGCCTGCCTCGTGCCAATGCAGTCAAGCATGTCTATGACCAGCATGCCATTAACACCTTGGCCTGTGTTTGCGCCATTGACCGGGCTACCCTGACGACCTTGATGAACTACTGGGTTCCTGAAGTGGAAGTAGCCGGTGTGAGCGAATTGGTCGGTAATGCCTTGGTGATTGAGGGTGAAGATCGACAGGAACTTACTGAGGGTCTGCGGACTCTGGTGTAA
- the amrA gene encoding AmmeMemoRadiSam system protein A yields MLTDLQKKTLLRLARQTIEEELGQRATDPVTEEELDDPELRQHRGVFVTLNLEGMLRGCIGSLLGLEPLIAGVRRHAVNAALRDNRFPLLTVDELAEVVIEISVLTPPQNLEYTDSIDLVSRLRPGIDGVILKIPGGAGATFLPQVWEQLPDPETFLRHLSLKAGLPADNWQYGDLTVQTYQAYHFDEQLL; encoded by the coding sequence ATGCTCACAGATTTGCAAAAAAAGACCCTGCTTCGGCTGGCCCGGCAGACCATAGAGGAAGAACTCGGCCAGCGGGCGACAGACCCCGTGACAGAGGAGGAACTGGACGACCCAGAACTCCGGCAACATCGAGGGGTCTTTGTCACCCTGAACCTCGAGGGGATGCTCCGGGGCTGCATTGGCAGCCTGCTGGGCCTGGAGCCCCTCATAGCTGGAGTACGCCGACATGCCGTCAATGCGGCCCTACGCGATAATCGTTTCCCCCTGTTGACTGTAGATGAACTTGCCGAGGTGGTCATTGAAATTTCCGTCCTGACCCCACCCCAAAACCTGGAGTACACAGACAGCATTGACCTCGTCAGCCGCTTACGGCCCGGCATTGATGGTGTTATCCTCAAAATACCGGGCGGCGCCGGAGCGACCTTTCTTCCGCAGGTCTGGGAGCAACTCCCGGACCCGGAGACCTTTCTCCGCCACCTCAGCCTCAAGGCAGGCCTCCCTGCTGACAACTGGCAATACGGGGATCTCACAGTACAGACCTATCAGGCGTATCATTTTGACGAACAATTATTATAA
- a CDS encoding mechanosensitive ion channel domain-containing protein — translation MEDLIVKLQEWTVLYGLKVGAAILILILGRFAALAIRSFVERMLTKSRVDVTLVSFLTSVTYVALMAFVVIAALSKLGIQTASFIAVLGAAGLAIGLALQGSLSNFAAGTLLIIFKPFKVGDYIEAAGTTGTVKEVGIFTTELRTPDNKKVIVPNAKASGDNIVNYTATGQRRIDMIAGVSYSDDLDKAREILNSILAEDKRILEEPAPFVAVLQLADSSVNFAVRPWVKTSDYFAVLCDIQEKIKKRFDAEGITIPFPQRDMHLHRGEDLPVN, via the coding sequence ATGGAAGACCTGATCGTTAAACTCCAGGAATGGACCGTACTGTACGGACTGAAAGTAGGCGCAGCCATATTAATCCTTATCCTTGGACGCTTTGCCGCCCTTGCCATCCGATCCTTTGTAGAACGGATGCTCACCAAGAGCCGGGTTGATGTTACCCTTGTCTCTTTCCTGACCAGCGTGACCTATGTCGCCTTAATGGCCTTTGTCGTCATTGCGGCCTTAAGCAAACTGGGTATCCAGACCGCCTCCTTTATTGCTGTCCTCGGTGCAGCAGGCCTTGCCATAGGTCTGGCCCTGCAAGGCTCTCTCTCCAACTTTGCCGCAGGGACCCTCCTGATCATCTTTAAGCCCTTTAAGGTAGGAGATTATATCGAGGCGGCCGGAACAACAGGCACGGTAAAGGAGGTTGGGATCTTCACCACAGAACTCAGGACCCCGGACAATAAAAAGGTCATCGTCCCCAACGCAAAGGCCTCAGGGGATAATATCGTTAATTACACTGCCACTGGCCAGCGCCGGATCGATATGATTGCCGGTGTCAGCTACAGTGATGACCTGGACAAGGCCCGAGAGATCCTCAACAGCATCCTTGCCGAAGACAAGCGTATCCTCGAAGAGCCTGCCCCCTTTGTTGCCGTCCTGCAGCTAGCCGACAGCAGCGTCAACTTTGCTGTTCGCCCCTGGGTGAAGACTTCGGATTATTTTGCTGTTCTCTGCGACATCCAGGAAAAAATCAAGAAACGCTTTGATGCCGAAGGCATTACCATCCCCTTCCCGCAGCGCGACATGCACCTCCATAGAGGAGAAGATCTGCCTGTCAACTAG
- the bioB gene encoding biotin synthase BioB has protein sequence MKTDDSPQKIVAQVMAGASVDHKTASALARSADQQGLWAAADALRRSFMGNQFHLCSIINARSGNCTENCRFCAQSARYQTGAATYDLVDHEHAIALAQDNEAHGVHRLSLVTSGHSVDKETWKALSKLYAEINEQTSMELCASMGFLDQERAERLEHAGITRYHCNLETNKKRFPEICSTHSWQDKVSTLIIAAEAGMSVCSGGIIGMGESMEDRIELALELQEIGVQSIPINILTPIAGTPFAELEPLPVEEILTTIALFRFINPDAVIRIAGGRQQLGTEQYRCFAAGANGAIVGNYLTTTGSSIAQDLEILKKMGFRVKRAED, from the coding sequence ATGAAGACAGATGACTCTCCCCAGAAAATCGTAGCGCAGGTAATGGCCGGGGCAAGCGTTGACCATAAAACGGCCAGTGCCCTTGCCCGCTCTGCTGACCAACAGGGACTCTGGGCTGCGGCTGATGCGCTTCGCCGCTCCTTCATGGGGAATCAATTTCACCTCTGCTCTATCATCAATGCCCGCAGCGGCAACTGTACCGAGAACTGTCGTTTCTGCGCCCAGTCGGCCCGTTATCAAACCGGCGCAGCGACCTACGATCTGGTCGACCACGAACACGCCATCGCCCTTGCTCAGGACAACGAGGCCCATGGTGTCCACCGCCTCTCCTTGGTCACCAGTGGCCATTCTGTAGACAAGGAGACCTGGAAAGCACTGTCCAAGCTCTATGCGGAAATAAACGAACAGACCTCTATGGAGCTCTGCGCCTCTATGGGGTTTCTTGATCAGGAACGGGCCGAACGACTGGAACACGCAGGAATAACCCGTTATCACTGCAACTTAGAAACAAACAAAAAACGTTTCCCAGAGATTTGCTCCACCCATAGCTGGCAGGACAAGGTGAGCACCCTGATCATTGCGGCAGAGGCGGGCATGTCAGTCTGTTCCGGTGGCATCATCGGCATGGGCGAAAGCATGGAGGACCGGATAGAGCTGGCCCTTGAGCTCCAGGAGATCGGGGTCCAATCCATCCCCATCAATATCCTAACCCCCATTGCTGGCACCCCTTTTGCCGAACTAGAGCCGCTTCCTGTGGAGGAGATCCTAACCACCATAGCCCTGTTCCGCTTTATCAATCCGGATGCGGTGATCCGCATTGCCGGGGGCAGGCAGCAGTTAGGCACGGAACAGTATCGTTGTTTTGCGGCCGGGGCCAATGGGGCCATTGTCGGCAACTACCTGACCACGACAGGAAGCTCAATTGCTCAAGATCTGGAGATATTGAAGAAAATGGGATTTAGGGTTAAGCGGGCCGAGGACTGA
- a CDS encoding secondary thiamine-phosphate synthase enzyme YjbQ translates to MHSGKFSVSTKAHMQFVDITQQVQQVVSESALTDGVVSLFNPHTTAGLTINEGCDPDVQHDLLGVFRTIIPSSYPYRHAEGNSPSHMMATLTGSSLTVIITNGKLQLGTWQRIFFCEYDGPRSRNVIWKVIAG, encoded by the coding sequence ATGCATTCCGGCAAATTTTCAGTCAGTACCAAGGCCCATATGCAGTTTGTGGATATCACTCAGCAGGTCCAGCAGGTGGTGAGCGAATCCGCTCTTACCGATGGCGTCGTCTCCCTGTTTAATCCTCATACCACAGCCGGGCTGACGATCAACGAGGGCTGCGACCCGGATGTGCAGCATGACCTGCTCGGCGTGTTCCGCACAATTATTCCCAGCTCCTACCCCTATCGGCATGCTGAGGGCAATTCACCCTCCCACATGATGGCGACCCTTACCGGGAGTTCCCTGACTGTTATCATCACAAATGGTAAACTTCAATTGGGCACCTGGCAGCGCATCTTTTTCTGTGAATACGACGGTCCCAGAAGCCGTAACGTGATCTGGAAGGTCATAGCAGGATGA
- a CDS encoding glycine zipper domain-containing protein encodes MKALQIITVFLSLSLLSSCMMANKGQMGAAGGAAGGALLGQAIGNDTESTLLGAAIGGMLGYIVGNEMDKYDRQMLNRAYESTPSGQTSTWVNPDHGNKYQVTPQPAYAGPNNQQCRKAEILAVIDGRTERTYSTACRDMNGQWQLQ; translated from the coding sequence ATGAAAGCACTACAGATTATTACCGTCTTCTTATCTCTTTCCCTGCTCTCATCCTGCATGATGGCCAATAAGGGGCAGATGGGTGCCGCAGGCGGGGCCGCAGGTGGCGCCCTTCTTGGACAGGCGATCGGAAACGACACTGAATCCACCTTGCTTGGCGCAGCTATCGGCGGCATGCTCGGTTATATTGTCGGCAACGAAATGGATAAATATGACCGACAGATGCTGAATCGTGCCTACGAGTCCACCCCATCGGGTCAGACCTCAACCTGGGTCAACCCTGATCACGGGAACAAGTACCAGGTTACTCCCCAACCTGCCTATGCAGGACCCAACAATCAGCAATGCCGCAAAGCAGAAATCCTTGCGGTTATTGATGGCAGAACAGAAAGAACCTACTCTACCGCCTGTCGCGACATGAATGGTCAGTGGCAGCTTCAGTAG
- a CDS encoding OmpA family protein: MLSTGKTTLFTLLLLLAVALSACAFKTGPGKRQNKNQPTTLKKGIPVLGRRILNNIAEKKALILLEPFKEATLYDEIKASAEIERLLLGLGSRKKYTGIRLISTADASDRELEQADYILKGVISYSPWPEHPTQKYYRILASLADRKTGTLTARASIWVYSVPYGKLELPVITADPTAKRKVTEIINKQKISVKDIKTDARIAKAKAAYRRGQYPEVLQILEQLITSSGKGVLDAYRMLYLASLKINDFSAAETAFFNMIKLGFKNTYKMPLLFLFESNSTEFAPNRVQEYDIWIRQLVAYLQENEKKCMHIIGHTSKQGEFQYNMALSGDRAAYIKNRLVQESAAPELGERITVEGKGETATKDGSEPDSDQNMIDRRVEFELFNCSL; the protein is encoded by the coding sequence ATGTTGTCCACAGGAAAGACCACTCTCTTCACCCTGCTCCTCCTCCTTGCTGTCGCTCTGTCTGCCTGTGCATTCAAGACAGGGCCTGGCAAGCGCCAAAACAAAAATCAACCAACCACCTTAAAGAAAGGCATTCCGGTCCTGGGGCGTCGTATCCTGAACAACATAGCAGAGAAAAAGGCCCTTATCCTCCTGGAGCCCTTTAAAGAAGCCACCCTCTACGATGAAATCAAGGCCAGTGCAGAAATAGAACGACTACTCCTCGGGCTTGGCAGCCGAAAAAAATACACAGGTATTCGTTTAATAAGCACTGCTGATGCCTCTGACAGAGAGCTGGAACAGGCTGATTACATCCTGAAAGGTGTTATCAGTTACTCCCCCTGGCCCGAGCATCCCACCCAAAAATATTACCGTATCCTGGCTTCCCTGGCGGATCGAAAAACCGGGACATTAACTGCCCGTGCATCAATCTGGGTGTACTCGGTGCCTTACGGGAAGCTGGAACTCCCTGTCATAACCGCAGATCCAACAGCAAAGCGTAAGGTGACAGAAATCATCAACAAACAAAAAATCTCTGTAAAAGATATCAAGACCGATGCCCGAATAGCCAAGGCAAAGGCTGCGTATCGACGCGGACAATATCCAGAGGTTCTCCAGATCCTTGAGCAACTCATCACGTCTTCCGGCAAGGGGGTCTTAGATGCCTATCGTATGCTCTATCTGGCCTCGCTCAAAATAAATGATTTTTCCGCAGCAGAAACGGCCTTTTTCAACATGATCAAACTCGGTTTTAAAAACACCTATAAAATGCCGCTGCTCTTTTTGTTTGAATCAAACAGCACCGAGTTTGCCCCAAACCGGGTCCAGGAATACGATATCTGGATCAGACAGCTGGTTGCCTACCTGCAGGAGAACGAAAAAAAATGTATGCACATCATCGGCCACACAAGCAAGCAGGGGGAATTCCAATATAATATGGCGCTTTCAGGAGACCGAGCCGCATATATCAAAAACCGGCTGGTTCAGGAATCAGCCGCTCCTGAGCTCGGCGAGCGCATCACGGTGGAAGGAAAAGGAGAAACAGCCACAAAAGACGGCAGCGAACCGGACAGCGATCAAAATATGATTGATCGACGAGTTGAATTTGAGCTGTTCAACTGTTCCCTGTGA
- a CDS encoding rubredoxin, with protein sequence MTKKYVCTVCGYIYEPEVGDEENDIVRGTEWDNVPEDWTCPICGCEADKDAFELF encoded by the coding sequence ATGACGAAGAAATATGTATGCACAGTTTGTGGGTATATTTACGAACCAGAAGTTGGCGATGAGGAAAATGACATTGTCAGAGGAACAGAATGGGATAATGTTCCAGAAGATTGGACCTGCCCCATATGCGGATGCGAGGCCGACAAGGATGCCTTTGAGCTATTCTAA
- a CDS encoding PEGA domain-containing protein — protein sequence MLHLFSAEPALENTFSDEQIRTVIHALRREAKAQEVIYHTENKESFRYVITTEMAIDSDKKLLQTTTSVEKFKLQEDEFLEFVQDSLDGGLVREKQYTLPLQEDHDDQACQECLSPIAIKHLRCINKIERLLSTPRSRPVVQESGSRTTLLLFALLIALLGGSLFALRPLFTPKQSADLTLLFNTVDVQVWLGTKKYPSTGNRLDLNFPLGRYRLRAEKPGFKPLRQDIFLTTDEEIEIRLEELYTLTVYADMEGSRVLLDGNIVGTTGSTTPLELSLTKGEYDLTLTNPAVSTPLQKKIILPGDEIIRADMPHPRLTIQLNVDDALITVGEKEYQVQGRELALKLPLGTHQLLVHKPDYAPVEKEVVIEDQDQDLPINLERIHYQLSLTPNVANSSISVSCQNGQKYFGIASPDNPFHAETSAGSCRILAERQGYQHVSQEVTLTANLELAITLKQLFLVTVYTNLDLSTVLLDGKETGKAGTRTPAVLSITRGTYTLKISNPQAVAPVQQTLQVNKDQRLKIDLPLPQLTVKVNVAGATVLVDQEEHQVDGNQLTLKLTQGTHQITAQKQGYLAIQREVLVRDGVRTFFELVPPVSPLSIRSNIDKTGIYVKCKDGKEYAGLASPKTPFYLEAVAGDCTISASREGYKDVTQTATLPGEKDISVHLVADLQEHTLKPTKKKQQAKRLQTELETESETKSAPKIVPRPLPTRSTPKPASKSKKQLTRAAKPKPDPLPIKTEKKGCQDELSVGMPELCD from the coding sequence ATGTTGCATCTTTTTTCAGCTGAGCCAGCTCTGGAAAATACTTTTTCCGATGAACAGATCCGCACCGTCATCCATGCACTTCGTAGAGAGGCCAAGGCACAGGAGGTCATCTATCATACAGAGAACAAGGAGTCATTTCGGTATGTCATCACCACAGAGATGGCAATCGACAGCGACAAAAAACTGCTCCAAACAACCACCTCTGTGGAAAAATTCAAACTTCAGGAAGATGAGTTTCTCGAGTTTGTCCAGGACAGCCTGGATGGCGGACTGGTGCGGGAAAAGCAATATACCCTGCCCCTCCAGGAGGACCATGACGACCAGGCCTGCCAGGAATGCCTCAGCCCGATTGCCATTAAACACCTACGCTGCATCAACAAGATAGAACGACTTCTCTCCACCCCGAGATCCCGTCCCGTTGTGCAAGAAAGCGGCAGTCGCACGACCTTGCTCCTGTTTGCCTTACTCATCGCCCTGCTCGGTGGCAGCCTTTTTGCCCTCCGGCCCCTGTTTACCCCTAAGCAGTCTGCCGACCTGACCCTGCTCTTCAATACCGTGGATGTCCAGGTCTGGCTGGGGACAAAAAAATACCCCTCCACAGGAAACCGGCTTGACCTTAATTTCCCTCTTGGACGCTACCGTTTGCGGGCAGAAAAGCCTGGTTTCAAGCCCCTCCGCCAGGACATCTTCCTGACCACGGATGAAGAAATAGAAATCCGATTGGAAGAACTCTACACCCTGACCGTGTATGCAGACATGGAGGGGAGCAGGGTCCTGCTTGACGGCAACATCGTTGGCACGACAGGAAGCACCACCCCGTTGGAGCTCTCCCTAACCAAGGGAGAGTATGACCTGACCCTGACCAACCCTGCTGTTTCAACCCCCTTGCAGAAAAAAATCATCCTGCCCGGAGATGAAATCATCAGGGCCGATATGCCGCATCCCCGACTCACCATCCAACTCAATGTTGACGATGCACTCATCACAGTCGGGGAAAAGGAGTATCAGGTTCAAGGCAGGGAACTCGCCCTGAAGCTCCCCCTTGGCACCCACCAGCTTCTTGTCCACAAACCCGATTATGCCCCGGTGGAAAAGGAGGTTGTCATTGAGGATCAGGATCAGGACCTGCCGATAAACCTGGAAAGGATCCATTACCAGCTCTCTCTCACCCCCAATGTGGCCAACAGCTCCATCTCGGTGTCCTGTCAGAACGGGCAAAAATACTTTGGCATTGCCTCACCAGACAATCCATTCCACGCCGAGACCTCTGCGGGCTCATGCAGGATCCTTGCAGAACGCCAAGGCTACCAGCATGTCAGCCAGGAGGTCACCCTGACAGCAAATCTGGAGCTGGCCATCACCTTGAAACAGCTCTTTCTGGTTACTGTCTATACAAATCTGGACCTCAGCACGGTTCTCCTGGACGGCAAAGAGACGGGAAAGGCTGGCACCAGAACGCCTGCTGTCCTCTCCATCACCCGTGGCACCTACACGCTCAAGATCTCCAACCCACAGGCCGTTGCCCCTGTCCAGCAAACACTTCAGGTCAACAAGGATCAGCGCCTGAAGATCGATCTCCCCCTTCCGCAGCTGACGGTTAAAGTCAATGTGGCAGGCGCAACAGTACTGGTCGACCAAGAAGAACACCAGGTCGATGGCAACCAGCTCACCCTGAAACTAACACAGGGAACCCATCAGATTACCGCGCAAAAGCAAGGATATCTCGCCATCCAACGAGAGGTCCTTGTCCGGGATGGGGTACGAACCTTTTTTGAACTGGTACCACCGGTCTCTCCCCTTTCTATCAGATCAAATATTGACAAGACTGGCATATATGTTAAGTGCAAAGATGGAAAAGAATATGCTGGCCTTGCTTCGCCCAAAACCCCTTTTTACCTTGAGGCAGTTGCCGGGGACTGTACGATATCTGCAAGCCGGGAGGGGTATAAGGACGTGACCCAAACAGCCACCCTGCCCGGCGAAAAAGATATTTCCGTTCACCTGGTCGCTGACCTACAAGAACACACGCTGAAACCAACAAAAAAGAAACAACAGGCCAAGAGACTTCAGACGGAACTTGAAACGGAATCGGAAACAAAATCTGCTCCGAAAATTGTTCCGAGGCCTCTACCGACAAGGTCTACACCCAAGCCCGCATCAAAGTCAAAAAAGCAGCTTACTCGGGCAGCAAAGCCGAAACCGGACCCGCTCCCGATAAAGACTGAGAAGAAAGGCTGTCAGGATGAACTCAGTGTCGGCATGCCGGAGTTATGCGATTGA
- the minD gene encoding septum site-determining protein MinD codes for MTRIIVVTSGKGGVGKTTTSAAFATGLALQGYKTVVIDFDVGLRNLDLIMGCERRVVYDFVNVINKEASLNQALIRDKRVENLNILPASQTRDKEALTMEGVEAVINELKETFDYIVCDSPAGIEHGAYMAMYFADEAIVVTNPEISSVRDSDRIIGLLASKTKRVVENRSPVKEHLLLTRYSPERVKNGEMLAVEDIQEILSIPLLGVIPESQAVLTASNQGIPIIMNKNSRAGLAYNDCIGRFLGEEIDLRFIDTKKNSIFGKLFGGDKWGYLIISMQTASLLMWPRSA; via the coding sequence TTGACGAGAATAATAGTAGTTACCTCCGGTAAAGGAGGCGTTGGCAAAACCACAACCAGTGCGGCCTTTGCAACCGGCTTAGCATTACAGGGATACAAAACCGTGGTCATAGATTTCGATGTCGGTCTCCGCAACCTGGACCTGATTATGGGCTGCGAACGCAGGGTTGTCTATGACTTTGTCAATGTGATCAACAAAGAGGCCAGTCTGAACCAGGCACTCATCCGTGACAAGCGCGTAGAGAACCTCAATATCCTGCCAGCATCCCAAACACGGGATAAAGAAGCCCTGACCATGGAAGGGGTTGAGGCGGTTATCAACGAGCTCAAAGAGACCTTTGACTACATTGTCTGTGATTCTCCGGCAGGGATTGAACATGGGGCCTATATGGCCATGTACTTTGCCGATGAGGCCATTGTGGTTACAAACCCGGAGATCTCCTCGGTGCGGGATTCGGACAGAATCATTGGCCTGTTGGCCAGTAAGACCAAGCGGGTTGTGGAGAACAGAAGCCCGGTCAAAGAACATCTGCTCTTGACCAGATATTCTCCAGAGCGGGTAAAAAACGGAGAAATGCTCGCGGTCGAGGATATTCAGGAAATCCTCTCTATCCCGCTCCTGGGAGTCATCCCCGAATCACAAGCAGTGCTCACAGCATCAAACCAGGGCATTCCTATTATTATGAATAAAAACAGCAGAGCTGGCTTGGCCTATAATGACTGTATCGGACGTTTTCTCGGAGAGGAAATTGACCTCCGTTTCATTGACACCAAAAAGAACAGCATCTTTGGCAAGCTTTTCGGGGGAGATAAATGGGGTTATTTGATTATTTCCATGCAAACCGCAAGTCTGCTGATGTGGCCAAGGAGCGCCTGA